Within the candidate division WOR-3 bacterium genome, the region GGCGCCGCGAACGGGATTTATCAACTACATAAAATCTTTCAAATATCCGAGATAGATGTTCTTTTGGAATACCTATACCAGTATCACTTATTTCAATCTTAACTCTTTTATTCTCTTGGCTTATAGATATTCTAATTTCTCCTTTCTCGGTATATTTGATGGCGTTATCTATCAGGTTAATAAAAACCTGTTCCAGTTTGAAGGAATCGGCTTTGATAACGGCATCTGTCGCATCAAACTTTGTTTTTAGATTCTTTTCTTTTATTCGCGCTTCAAATATTTTTAAAACCTTTGCTATAGTATTTTTCAGATTGACATCTTCTAACTCGAGTTTATAAATGCTCTCAAGTTCTGATAATGTTAGCAAGTCTTTAACAATATTTATCAACCTATCTGTATATGTTTTGAGCCTCTCTATATATCGCTTGCCTTTTCCACCTTCTAATTCTAAAGTCTCTATAAATCCCTTTATCGCGGTAAGAGGAGTTCTCAACTCATGAGAGACATTGACTACAAAATCCTTCTTTACTTTTGCCAGTCTGGAAATTTCAGTAGTATCTTGCAAGGTGAGGAGTATCTCTTCTGTGGAAGATAAAAATGTTGCATTACAGATATAGGTCATTCCTTCAAATTCGATCTCTTTGGTAGCGGTCATTTTTCCTGCACCTGTCTTTTTGATCAATTCTATTAGTTGAGAATTTCTCATAAGTTCCCAGTATAGTTTCCCTTCGACATCAGTGGTTTTAACCAATTTTTTAAAGCTGTCATTACAGAGGATTATTTTTCCATCTTTATTTACTACAAGCAACCCCGCCTGGATTGAAGAGATAATAGTATTTAGCTTCTCTCTCTGCTGCGATAATTCCGTAAATAGCTTCTTTGTTTGCGATACCATGTAATTAAAACTATCGGCAAATTCTCCAAGTTCATCTCTGCTTTTTGAAATAATTCTTGTATCGAAATCGCCCGTTGCTACTTTATGAGAAGCCTCAGCCAGACTGCGTATCGGTCCTGTAAGGCTGCGCGCGAAGATTGCTGCTCCAATCAAAGAAATTACTACAATTATTAAAGCAATTTGTATAATTTTTACTCTCAAATCGCTCAGCAAACTATTTATATCTTTTAAGAAGAGACTCACACGAAGTACGCCGATATTTCTGTCATCCTTCTTTATGGGCAAGGCAACATATAACATCTCTTCTTTTACAGTGGTGCTATATCTTAGGGACTTTCCGACTGTGTTTTCTAAGGCTTTCCTGATTTCTGGACGATCTTTATGATTTTCCATCAATTTGGGATCTTTTTCTGAATCTGCTAAGACCACTCCTTCTGAATCAATAATTGTAATTCGTGTGCCAATATTACTGCCTAAATCTTTTACCAAAGAATCTAATTTATCATATTGTTCTTTCTCTAATAAAGATTGAGCTTTCAATAATAAGGTAGTTCCAAGGTTTTTTAAATTACTGATCAGCGTATTTATATAATGACTTTTGATTGTAGTGTAAGAAAATATAAGGACTAATCCTGTTAGAAGTATTGCTGCTACTAAATATCCGATAAATATTTTAAAAAATATTGATTTCCTCATGCTTCTAATTTATATCCTATACCTCTTACATTTTTGATAAATTTTCCTGCCGGGCCTAATTTCTTCCTCAGATTCTTGATGTGGACGTCGATGGTCCGATCAAACACATCCTTATCTCTTCCCCAGAGATTCTCCAAGATCTGATTCCTGGTATATACCCAGCCCTTTCTTTCAGATAAAATTTTGAGTATCCTGAACTCGGTTGGAGTGAGTTCTATTTTCTTACTTCCCATTGTGACTTCATATTTCTGTAGGTCGATTGTCAGAATACCCCCGATCTCAATCTTCTTTGTCTCTTCCTTCCTCTCTTTTCTCCTCAGAACAGCCTTTACCCTGGCAACAAGTTCTCTCAGCGAAAATGGTTTAGTTACATAATCATC harbors:
- a CDS encoding HAMP domain-containing histidine kinase; translation: MRKSIFFKIFIGYLVAAILLTGLVLIFSYTTIKSHYINTLISNLKNLGTTLLLKAQSLLEKEQYDKLDSLVKDLGSNIGTRITIIDSEGVVLADSEKDPKLMENHKDRPEIRKALENTVGKSLRYSTTVKEEMLYVALPIKKDDRNIGVLRVSLFLKDINSLLSDLRVKIIQIALIIVVISLIGAAIFARSLTGPIRSLAEASHKVATGDFDTRIISKSRDELGEFADSFNYMVSQTKKLFTELSQQREKLNTIISSIQAGLLVVNKDGKIILCNDSFKKLVKTTDVEGKLYWELMRNSQLIELIKKTGAGKMTATKEIEFEGMTYICNATFLSSTEEILLTLQDTTEISRLAKVKKDFVVNVSHELRTPLTAIKGFIETLELEGGKGKRYIERLKTYTDRLINIVKDLLTLSELESIYKLELEDVNLKNTIAKVLKIFEARIKEKNLKTKFDATDAVIKADSFKLEQVFINLIDNAIKYTEKGEIRISISQENKRVKIEISDTGIGIPKEHLSRIFERFYVVDKSRSRRLGGTGLGLSIVKHILLLHNGKIDINSEPGKGTTVIILLPTNIS
- a CDS encoding response regulator transcription factor — translated: MYRGLRNLHKSQDRTPSARRELLIFVVEDEPGILELVSVHLRKSGFKVEGFPNSDSFQKAINTQSPDLIILDLMLPDADGFDICKYLKNSDEFSHIPIIILTARGEETDRVLGLELGADDYVTKPFSLRELVARVKAVLRRKERKEETKKIEIGGILTIDLQKYEVTMGSKKIELTPTEFRILKILSERKGWVYTRNQILENLWGRDKDVFDRTIDVHIKNLRKKLGPAGKFIKNVRGIGYKLEA